In Bacillus toyonensis BCT-7112, a single window of DNA contains:
- a CDS encoding SWIM zinc finger family protein, whose amino-acid sequence MLQHSITKDEIMMIANEFVQGLDPQQTADQEHVATARHLYRSGVVYNVDFDGYTLSGTVDAEGSVYSVHIPIRNVAESYCDCFAPTQCEHMLAVLLSAASSFGQVGDVLTLFKNNTKPSLPPIRTARQVLQSSAFEETDYKSWQSYFDNEYESFKKEQARLTYKQMYFLMSIFTDFYTKLERKAPRIIAIHELFRLHAALYCFQKLLEEIQAFEVNKTYSYHQPVNVVRLFVDKVESIVRDLQSEAIPLESESILQETARLVHEVFFSTDAYTQERFFIYRHIWSELLNNKNQLQEEEKRIVTKINPLSKALASSHLFFLNDEDLLAMDLLKKQPASVVSLYFYWLEELLSAMQWDRGKNWLSFTYKQVKKTIHEHEDTIFIKDIVRLFVIMYETYATHTNEQAGFEMILQELLPYSFTNYEQYVLAKKQYRTWSELHLLYGFEAIELLKEPLKDIEKEAPEAVLPLYHLAAVEAIEERNRKSYRRAVRYLKKLRTLYKRLKRTDEWDAFIIHIANLHSRLRALQEELRKGKLIDDQSN is encoded by the coding sequence ATGCTGCAACACTCAATTACGAAAGATGAAATTATGATGATTGCGAATGAGTTCGTTCAAGGACTAGATCCACAGCAAACAGCTGATCAGGAACATGTCGCTACAGCTCGGCACCTATATCGTAGTGGTGTTGTCTACAACGTTGACTTTGATGGTTACACGCTATCAGGAACTGTAGATGCTGAAGGCAGCGTATATAGCGTTCATATCCCGATTCGTAACGTCGCTGAAAGCTATTGCGATTGCTTCGCACCAACGCAATGTGAGCATATGCTCGCTGTGTTACTATCTGCAGCGTCTAGTTTCGGGCAAGTAGGAGATGTATTAACTTTATTTAAAAATAATACGAAACCTTCTCTTCCTCCTATTCGAACTGCAAGACAAGTATTGCAATCATCAGCTTTTGAAGAAACGGATTATAAAAGTTGGCAATCATATTTTGACAACGAATATGAATCATTTAAAAAAGAACAAGCTCGGCTTACTTATAAACAAATGTATTTTCTTATGAGTATTTTTACAGACTTCTATACGAAACTCGAGCGGAAAGCTCCGCGTATCATTGCGATACATGAATTGTTCAGACTACACGCGGCACTTTATTGCTTTCAAAAATTATTAGAAGAAATTCAGGCATTCGAAGTAAATAAAACGTATTCTTATCACCAACCTGTTAACGTCGTTCGCCTATTTGTGGATAAAGTGGAATCCATCGTTCGGGACCTACAATCAGAAGCGATTCCTTTAGAGTCTGAATCAATTTTACAAGAAACTGCTCGTCTCGTTCACGAAGTATTCTTCTCCACTGATGCCTATACACAGGAGAGATTTTTTATTTATCGTCACATATGGAGTGAACTGTTAAACAATAAAAATCAACTGCAAGAAGAAGAAAAACGAATTGTCACGAAAATAAATCCACTTTCCAAAGCATTAGCATCTTCTCATCTATTCTTTTTAAATGACGAAGACCTACTAGCAATGGACTTACTAAAAAAACAGCCTGCTTCTGTTGTAAGTCTTTATTTCTATTGGTTAGAAGAGCTATTAAGCGCCATGCAGTGGGATCGCGGAAAAAACTGGCTTTCGTTTACGTATAAACAAGTAAAGAAAACCATACATGAGCACGAGGATACAATCTTCATAAAAGATATCGTTCGGTTATTTGTAATCATGTACGAAACATATGCAACGCATACAAATGAACAAGCTGGATTCGAAATGATTTTACAAGAACTATTACCGTATAGTTTCACAAACTACGAACAATACGTACTCGCGAAGAAGCAGTATCGTACATGGTCCGAACTTCATCTCTTATATGGATTTGAAGCAATTGAACTATTGAAAGAGCCATTGAAAGATATTGAAAAAGAAGCGCCAGAAGCGGTACTTCCTCTTTATCATCTTGCTGCTGTAGAGGCCATTGAAGAACGAAACCGTAAATCATATAGACGTGCAGTTCGCTACTTAAAGAAATTACGTACATTATATAAACGTTTAAAACGCACCGATGAATGGGATGCTTTCATTATTCATATCGCCAATCTACATTCACGCCTTCGTGCACTACAAGAGGAATTACGGAAAGGAAAATTAATCGATGATCAATCAAACTGA
- a CDS encoding DUF1659 domain-containing protein, producing the protein MAVETIVMDLTLRLVLNNGLDKNGKTTLKNKQFKRVKTNANLEQVHNVARALASLQESSLHAVQLVSTSDLANV; encoded by the coding sequence ATGGCAGTTGAAACAATCGTAATGGATTTAACTCTACGTCTTGTATTAAACAATGGATTAGATAAGAATGGAAAAACAACTTTGAAGAACAAACAATTTAAACGCGTTAAAACAAATGCAAACTTAGAGCAAGTACACAACGTAGCCCGTGCCCTTGCTTCCTTACAAGAATCATCACTTCACGCTGTACAACTTGTAAGTACTTCAGATCTTGCTAACGTATAA
- a CDS encoding Yip1 family protein: MEANLNTQKVGGEKPSLFGMITSPGVQFERMKTSNAVWGAFWLLVLLAGIIGGLASYVYSLTPEAIKVNKDLGITVTPVMSFGTGAVFGAIGMAIGFFISAAVYKVLMMLMSNDTSYKKLLTISVYSSIISLLGLLINTVLALVLGGSGQEMYTGLGPIFASSGGVAKGIANNIEVFTIWGFVITWLGLQITADLSKKKATILMVVFFILTIGFGAVKGMFQ; this comes from the coding sequence ATGGAAGCGAATTTGAATACGCAAAAGGTTGGCGGAGAGAAGCCATCATTATTTGGAATGATTACTTCTCCTGGTGTGCAGTTTGAGAGAATGAAGACTAGTAATGCGGTTTGGGGTGCTTTTTGGTTACTGGTTTTATTAGCGGGGATCATAGGAGGACTTGCTTCTTATGTTTACTCTTTAACTCCGGAGGCGATTAAGGTTAATAAGGATTTAGGTATTACTGTTACGCCTGTAATGTCGTTTGGTACGGGTGCAGTATTCGGTGCTATTGGTATGGCGATAGGTTTCTTTATTAGCGCAGCAGTGTATAAAGTATTAATGATGTTAATGAGCAATGATACTTCTTATAAGAAATTATTAACAATTAGTGTGTATTCAAGCATTATTTCATTACTTGGTTTATTAATTAATACAGTTTTAGCACTTGTTTTAGGCGGATCAGGACAAGAAATGTATACTGGCTTAGGACCGATTTTCGCTTCAAGTGGTGGTGTTGCAAAAGGTATTGCAAATAACATTGAAGTGTTCACAATTTGGGGATTTGTTATTACATGGTTAGGTCTTCAAATTACGGCTGATTTAAGTAAAAAGAAAGCAACAATTCTTATGGTTGTCTTCTTTATCTTAACTATTGGATTTGGCGCAGTAAAAGGCATGTTCCAATAA
- a CDS encoding ABC transporter permease, with amino-acid sequence MSLLDSMKIALSSILAHKLRSALTMLGIIIGVGSIITVVAIGQGGEAALKSQFVGSGNQTVPIHYSADMNDPFGMGMVEAPKITEEDIFEIKKIPEISHVVTTNSSMEPLDIEDKVEMVSITGLDSEYFSVNKVKLLKGRSLQESDVDQGNNVVMISKQMEEKVFKDANPVGKIIEMKGQPMQIIGVYKSDNEFMGMGPSEALIPISLWPTLYGKDEIQNISVQAKNVDNLEKAGKKAADVLNSRKPSDATGKYEVMNLKELQEGISKMTGIMTMIIGGIAGISLVVGGIGVMNIMLVSVTERTREIGVRKALGATRSKILLQFLIEAVMLTLLGGLIGIGLGYGGAYIVSTFAKWPPLVSWEVVVGGVLFSMTLGIVFGLIPANKAAKLDPIEALRYE; translated from the coding sequence ATGAGTTTACTAGATAGTATGAAAATTGCCTTATCGTCTATTTTAGCTCATAAACTACGCTCGGCTTTGACGATGCTTGGGATTATTATCGGTGTAGGCTCTATTATTACCGTCGTTGCGATTGGGCAAGGTGGGGAAGCTGCATTGAAATCTCAATTTGTTGGATCAGGTAATCAAACGGTTCCGATTCATTATAGTGCTGATATGAATGATCCTTTCGGTATGGGGATGGTAGAAGCACCGAAAATAACTGAAGAAGATATTTTTGAAATTAAAAAAATCCCAGAAATCTCACATGTTGTAACAACAAATTCAAGTATGGAACCACTTGATATTGAAGATAAAGTAGAAATGGTGAGTATTACTGGATTAGACAGTGAGTATTTTTCAGTAAATAAAGTAAAGTTGTTAAAGGGACGTTCTTTACAAGAATCAGATGTGGATCAAGGTAATAACGTTGTCATGATTAGTAAACAAATGGAGGAAAAGGTATTTAAGGATGCCAATCCAGTCGGTAAAATTATTGAAATGAAGGGTCAACCGATGCAAATTATTGGTGTCTACAAATCAGATAACGAGTTTATGGGAATGGGACCATCAGAAGCATTAATTCCAATTTCATTATGGCCGACACTGTATGGAAAAGATGAAATTCAAAATATTTCTGTTCAAGCAAAAAATGTAGATAACTTAGAAAAAGCAGGTAAAAAAGCTGCAGATGTCTTAAACAGTCGTAAACCGAGTGATGCAACTGGTAAATACGAAGTTATGAATTTAAAAGAACTTCAAGAAGGTATTTCAAAGATGACCGGCATTATGACGATGATCATCGGCGGTATCGCTGGTATTTCACTAGTCGTTGGTGGTATTGGTGTTATGAACATTATGCTCGTATCTGTAACAGAACGTACGCGCGAAATTGGAGTACGTAAAGCACTTGGAGCGACGCGTAGTAAAATTTTATTACAGTTTTTAATTGAAGCAGTTATGTTAACGCTTCTAGGTGGTTTAATCGGAATTGGTCTTGGATATGGCGGGGCATATATCGTTTCCACATTTGCGAAGTGGCCACCGCTCGTTTCATGGGAAGTTGTCGTTGGAGGAGTGCTATTCTCTATGACACTTGGTATTGTTTTTGGATTAATTCCAGCAAACAAAGCTGCGAAATTAGATCCAATTGAAGCATTACGTTATGAGTAA
- a CDS encoding sigma-70 family RNA polymerase sigma factor, whose product MKPATFTETVVLYEGMIVNQIKKLSIYQDHEEYYQCGLIGLWYAYERYEEGKGSFPAYAVITVRGYILERLKKECVMQERYVCVGEYDEQFESEETGMRAQDFMSVLNKRERHIISERFFVGKKMGEIACEMGMTYYQVRWIYRQALEKMRDSVKG is encoded by the coding sequence GTGAAGCCAGCGACTTTTACAGAGACGGTTGTTTTGTATGAGGGAATGATTGTAAATCAAATAAAAAAGTTAAGTATTTATCAAGATCATGAAGAGTATTATCAATGTGGTTTAATTGGTCTTTGGTATGCGTATGAAAGATATGAGGAGGGGAAAGGAAGTTTTCCTGCTTATGCGGTGATAACGGTACGTGGTTATATATTGGAAAGACTAAAGAAAGAATGTGTAATGCAGGAGAGGTATGTGTGCGTCGGAGAGTACGATGAACAATTTGAGTCTGAAGAAACGGGAATGAGAGCACAGGATTTTATGAGTGTGTTAAATAAGAGGGAGAGACACATTATTTCGGAACGATTTTTTGTAGGGAAAAAGATGGGTGAGATAGCCTGTGAAATGGGAATGACATATTATCAAGTGAGGTGGATATACCGGCAGGCACTTGAGAAAATGCGAGATAGTGTAAAGGGATAA
- a CDS encoding cell wall-binding protein EntA: MKKLIGIATAAVFGLGIFTSSANAETVVTTDVLNVRENPTTESKVVGKLLNGNKIDVLNTENGWSKITLDGKDAFVSAEFTKSIYYVTANVLNVRAEANTNSEILGTLKKDDMIETTNQVQNEWLQFEYNGKTAYVHVPFLTGTAPVIEKQETPAPAKAAAPAQAQAPVAQAKPAAKPAVKAAETSEPSGGRELTVVATAYTAHPSENGGTYGGRVLTAMGHDLTANPNMKMIAVDPKVIPLGSKVWVEGYGEAIAGDTGGAIKGNRIDILLGSDSAAQKWGRKTVKVKILK; encoded by the coding sequence ATGAAAAAATTAATTGGTATAGCAACAGCAGCAGTTTTTGGTCTTGGGATTTTCACATCATCTGCCAATGCAGAAACTGTTGTAACAACAGACGTACTAAACGTACGCGAAAACCCTACTACTGAATCAAAAGTTGTCGGTAAATTACTAAACGGTAATAAAATAGATGTTCTAAATACAGAGAACGGATGGTCAAAAATCACTTTAGATGGTAAAGACGCATTCGTAAGTGCAGAGTTCACAAAAAGCATCTACTACGTAACAGCTAACGTATTAAACGTACGTGCTGAAGCGAACACAAACTCAGAAATTCTTGGAACGTTGAAGAAGGACGATATGATCGAAACAACGAACCAAGTACAAAATGAGTGGTTACAATTTGAATATAACGGGAAAACAGCTTATGTTCATGTTCCTTTCTTAACAGGTACAGCACCTGTTATTGAGAAACAAGAAACACCAGCTCCTGCTAAAGCTGCAGCACCAGCTCAAGCTCAAGCACCTGTAGCACAAGCAAAACCAGCTGCTAAGCCTGCTGTGAAAGCTGCTGAAACTAGCGAACCTTCTGGTGGTCGTGAGTTAACAGTTGTAGCTACAGCATATACAGCTCACCCGAGCGAAAACGGTGGCACATATGGCGGCCGTGTATTAACTGCAATGGGTCATGATTTAACTGCGAATCCAAACATGAAAATGATCGCTGTTGATCCGAAAGTAATCCCATTAGGATCTAAAGTATGGGTTGAAGGTTATGGAGAAGCTATCGCTGGAGATACTGGCGGTGCAATTAAAGGTAACCGTATCGACATTCTACTTGGATCAGATAGCGCTGCCCAAAAATGGGGACGCAAAACTGTTAAAGTGAAAATTTTAAAATAA
- a CDS encoding VanZ family protein: MNRKWLFWIPVLLWMGLIFYSSAQPYKKQDMRSDIEQYVNVEFVKEHFSWVSIDYGGGTPVSIANKGVGGFVEFFLRKGAHFMVFFMLGSLTYYAFHRSGCSRKRCFIYALLFVAGYATLDEIHQWFTGDRTPMWQDTLLDTCGGLTGIIISNWFWNRKRS; encoded by the coding sequence ATGAATCGTAAATGGTTATTTTGGATTCCTGTATTACTATGGATGGGGCTTATCTTTTATTCCTCAGCACAACCATATAAAAAACAGGATATGCGCTCGGATATTGAACAATATGTAAATGTTGAGTTTGTGAAAGAGCATTTTTCATGGGTATCTATCGATTATGGTGGAGGTACACCTGTTAGTATTGCAAATAAAGGTGTGGGCGGATTTGTTGAATTTTTCCTTCGTAAAGGTGCTCATTTTATGGTGTTCTTCATGCTCGGTTCTTTGACGTATTATGCTTTTCATCGATCGGGTTGTTCGAGAAAAAGATGCTTTATATATGCCCTTCTTTTCGTTGCAGGGTATGCAACATTGGATGAAATCCATCAATGGTTTACGGGAGACCGTACACCGATGTGGCAAGATACATTACTTGATACGTGCGGCGGATTGACAGGAATTATAATAAGTAATTGGTTTTGGAATAGAAAAAGGAGCTAA
- a CDS encoding DUF3910 family protein, with translation MNVQVKVDWIGTPKPYIYKDEVTYDATSIDFSLAGDDNRYKLIVLGHEGNIHYKIVQYGIKPGSQKPFPIDIPFEQAMLPLVEQIVKDPYVQATLKQTRF, from the coding sequence ATGAATGTACAAGTAAAAGTAGACTGGATTGGTACACCAAAACCTTATATATATAAAGACGAAGTAACATATGATGCTACTTCCATTGATTTTTCACTCGCCGGCGATGACAATCGCTATAAATTAATTGTGCTCGGCCATGAAGGAAATATACATTACAAAATTGTACAATACGGGATAAAACCAGGCTCACAAAAGCCATTTCCTATCGATATTCCATTCGAACAAGCAATGCTACCGCTAGTCGAACAAATAGTAAAGGATCCGTATGTACAAGCGACATTAAAGCAGACACGCTTCTGA
- a CDS encoding DEAD/DEAH box helicase, with amino-acid sequence MINQTEVTIRLQHVSQGWFLWGEDDSGTPLSVTSWKRNAFTWHATSFYGTFLKEATFEGKQGVMLTNAQAFEYIANKPMNSFAHIQMNDPITALTKDANELWDAFVSGSFVPDMEHWSKQPSWKVQNTPIEDDTLATLFSTSVNESILQDNRSNDGWEDAKRLYEHYDFTKRQLETALHEEDWLRKIGYIEDDLPFTIGLRLQEPQEEFEMWKLETIVAPKRGAHRIYVYENIDSLPKRWHDYEERITETQEGFSKLVPWLKEGDTFRKELFETEAWNFLTEASDELLAAGITILLPSWWQNLKAAKPKLRVQLKQSTAQTQSFFGMNTLVNFDWRISTNGIDLSESEFFELIEQNKRLFNINGQWMRLDPAFIEEVRKLMNRADKYGLEMKDVLQQHLSNTAETEIVEEDSPFTDIEIELDGYYEELFQKLLHIGDIPKVDVPTSLNATLRPYQQHGIEWLLYLRQLGFGALLADDMGLGKSIQTISYLLYVKENKLKTGPALIVAPTSVLGNWQKEFERFAPNLRVQLHYGSNRDKGDSFKDFLQSADVVLTSYALAQLDEEELTSLCWDAVILDEAQNIKNPHTKQSKAVRNLQANHKIALTGTPMENRLAELWSIFDFINHGYLGSLGQFQRRFVTPIEKDRDERKIQQVQRFISPFLLRRTKKDQTVALNLPDKQEQKAYCPLTGEQASLYEQLVQDTLQNVEGLSGIERRGFILLMLNKLKQICNHPALYLKETEPKDIVERSMKTKTVMELIENIKDQNESCLIFTQYISMGNMLKSILEETFGQRVLFLNGSVPKKERDKMIEQFQNGTYDIFILSLKAGGTGLNLTAANHVIHYDRWWNPAVENQATDRAYRIGQKRFVHVHKLITTGTLEEKIDEMLERKQSLNNAVITSDSWMTELSTDELKELLGV; translated from the coding sequence ATGATCAATCAAACTGAAGTAACAATTAGGCTCCAGCATGTTAGTCAAGGTTGGTTCCTTTGGGGCGAAGATGACAGCGGTACTCCATTATCCGTAACTAGTTGGAAACGAAATGCATTTACATGGCACGCCACTTCCTTCTATGGCACGTTTCTAAAAGAAGCAACCTTTGAAGGGAAACAAGGTGTTATGCTAACAAACGCACAAGCATTTGAATACATCGCAAACAAACCGATGAACTCCTTTGCACATATTCAAATGAACGATCCTATTACAGCACTTACGAAAGATGCAAATGAATTATGGGATGCCTTCGTAAGCGGTAGCTTCGTACCCGATATGGAACATTGGTCCAAACAACCATCTTGGAAAGTTCAAAATACACCAATCGAAGATGACACATTAGCAACGCTTTTCTCAACCTCGGTAAATGAAAGTATATTGCAAGATAACCGATCAAATGACGGATGGGAAGATGCAAAGAGACTATACGAACATTACGACTTTACGAAAAGACAGCTGGAAACAGCGCTACATGAAGAAGATTGGCTTCGAAAAATCGGTTACATTGAAGATGACCTTCCCTTTACAATTGGACTAAGACTGCAAGAACCACAAGAGGAATTTGAAATGTGGAAGCTTGAAACGATTGTGGCACCAAAGCGCGGGGCACATCGCATATATGTATATGAAAACATTGATTCCTTACCGAAAAGATGGCACGATTACGAAGAGCGTATTACGGAAACGCAAGAAGGCTTTAGTAAGCTCGTACCGTGGCTAAAAGAAGGGGATACGTTCAGAAAAGAACTGTTTGAAACGGAAGCTTGGAATTTCTTAACAGAAGCAAGTGACGAGTTACTTGCAGCTGGTATTACAATTTTATTACCATCATGGTGGCAAAATTTAAAAGCAGCAAAACCGAAGCTGCGTGTACAGCTGAAGCAAAGCACAGCACAAACACAATCTTTCTTCGGCATGAATACGCTCGTTAACTTTGATTGGCGCATTTCAACGAACGGAATTGATTTATCGGAAAGCGAATTTTTCGAACTCATTGAACAAAACAAACGATTATTCAATATAAATGGTCAATGGATGCGACTGGATCCAGCCTTTATTGAAGAAGTAAGAAAACTAATGAACCGTGCCGATAAATACGGACTAGAAATGAAAGATGTCCTCCAGCAACATTTATCAAACACTGCTGAAACAGAAATTGTGGAAGAAGATAGTCCGTTTACTGATATTGAAATCGAACTAGACGGATATTATGAAGAGCTATTCCAAAAGCTACTCCATATTGGAGATATTCCAAAAGTAGATGTCCCTACTTCACTAAACGCAACACTTCGTCCGTATCAGCAACACGGCATTGAATGGTTATTATATTTACGACAACTTGGATTTGGGGCATTATTAGCGGACGATATGGGACTTGGGAAAAGTATTCAAACGATCTCTTACTTACTATATGTAAAAGAAAACAAGCTCAAAACAGGTCCTGCATTAATCGTGGCGCCGACATCCGTTCTTGGAAATTGGCAAAAAGAATTTGAGCGTTTCGCACCAAATTTACGCGTTCAATTACATTATGGAAGTAACCGCGATAAGGGAGATTCATTTAAAGATTTTCTTCAATCAGCAGATGTTGTATTAACGTCTTATGCGTTAGCTCAACTTGACGAGGAAGAACTTACTTCGTTATGCTGGGACGCTGTTATTTTGGATGAAGCACAAAATATTAAGAACCCACATACGAAACAGTCGAAAGCAGTACGCAACTTGCAGGCAAATCATAAAATTGCTTTAACTGGTACACCGATGGAAAACCGACTTGCCGAGCTTTGGTCCATTTTCGACTTTATTAATCATGGATATCTTGGCAGTTTAGGACAATTCCAGCGCCGCTTCGTCACACCGATTGAAAAAGACCGTGATGAAAGAAAAATCCAACAAGTCCAACGCTTTATCTCACCATTTTTACTGCGTCGAACGAAGAAAGATCAAACAGTCGCATTAAACTTACCAGATAAACAGGAACAGAAAGCTTACTGCCCACTAACTGGTGAACAGGCTTCCTTATACGAGCAACTTGTTCAAGATACATTACAAAATGTTGAAGGGCTAAGCGGGATTGAACGTCGCGGGTTCATATTACTAATGTTGAATAAACTAAAACAAATTTGCAATCACCCTGCTCTTTATTTAAAAGAAACAGAACCGAAAGATATCGTTGAACGTTCTATGAAAACAAAAACGGTAATGGAACTAATCGAAAATATTAAAGATCAGAATGAGAGCTGTTTAATCTTTACCCAATACATCAGCATGGGAAACATGCTAAAGAGCATATTAGAGGAAACATTTGGTCAGCGCGTCCTCTTCTTAAACGGCAGTGTGCCGAAGAAAGAGCGTGATAAGATGATCGAACAGTTCCAAAACGGAACGTATGACATTTTCATCTTATCCTTAAAAGCTGGCGGAACAGGCTTAAACTTAACTGCCGCTAATCATGTCATTCACTACGATCGTTGGTGGAATCCAGCTGTAGAAAATCAAGCAACGGACCGTGCATATCGTATTGGTCAAAAACGATTCGTTCATGTTCACAAACTTATTACAACAGGAACATTAGAAGAGAAAATTGATGAAATGTTAGAACGAAAACAATCTCTAAACAATGCGGTCATTACAAGTGATAGTTGGATGACTGAACTATCAACAGACGAATTAAAAGAATTACTTGGTGTATAA
- a CDS encoding DUF2922 domain-containing protein has translation MQVLELIFTKEDGKTVVFSIDKPITPVDAQVVNQVMDTILASSIFSSIDENTRKKGARLVEKNVSEVPITL, from the coding sequence ATGCAAGTACTCGAATTGATTTTCACGAAAGAAGATGGAAAAACAGTTGTTTTTTCTATCGATAAGCCCATCACACCCGTCGATGCACAAGTCGTAAATCAAGTAATGGATACCATTCTTGCGTCATCTATATTTTCATCAATTGATGAAAATACCCGAAAAAAAGGAGCCCGTCTCGTAGAAAAAAATGTATCCGAAGTTCCAATTACTCTATAA
- a CDS encoding DUF4359 domain-containing protein: MKKKYIIIVLAVVLLVYLANSNPSKGEYTDWAAKQFMKRNDVSKKLDEVQKENEEGLLGDLASAGKKLAKKYVEPQVGLLIDHYTKRNDYIFFSTYTTDFDLGGENYKYVCVGFSKIFIPIEMPKKKDESAK, from the coding sequence ATGAAGAAAAAGTATATTATTATAGTTCTAGCTGTTGTTCTCCTAGTTTATTTAGCGAATAGTAATCCGAGTAAAGGAGAATATACGGATTGGGCAGCGAAGCAGTTTATGAAACGTAATGATGTAAGTAAGAAGCTAGATGAGGTTCAAAAAGAAAATGAAGAGGGTCTTCTTGGCGATTTAGCATCGGCAGGTAAGAAGTTGGCGAAAAAGTATGTTGAGCCACAAGTTGGATTATTAATCGACCATTATACAAAGCGAAATGATTATATTTTCTTCTCAACATATACGACTGATTTCGATTTAGGTGGAGAAAATTATAAATATGTATGCGTCGGTTTTTCAAAGATTTTTATTCCGATTGAAATGCCGAAGAAAAAAGACGAATCTGCAAAATAA
- a CDS encoding ABC transporter ATP-binding protein → MITLNNISKTYYQGKLAVPILHGISLTIQSGEFVSIMGPSGSGKSTLMNIIGCLDRPTEGEYMLNDVNILTADESKLALIRNEYIGFVFQHFNLLPRLSAVENVELPLVYGGVKKAERRKRALEALGKVGLADRVHHLPNELSGGQKQRVAIARAIANNPTFIMADEPTGALDTKSGEQVMDIFTKLNAEGTTIVMVTHEEEVAAYSSRRIVLRDGKVTEDRRCAV, encoded by the coding sequence ATGATTACGTTAAATAATATTTCTAAAACTTATTATCAAGGGAAATTGGCAGTGCCGATTTTACATGGTATTAGTTTAACGATTCAAAGTGGTGAGTTTGTTTCTATTATGGGGCCGTCTGGTTCTGGTAAATCCACGCTTATGAATATTATCGGTTGTTTAGATCGTCCAACAGAAGGCGAATATATGCTGAATGATGTGAATATCTTAACAGCAGACGAGTCAAAGCTCGCTTTAATTCGTAATGAATATATCGGCTTTGTATTCCAGCATTTTAATTTACTGCCGCGTCTCTCTGCAGTGGAAAATGTTGAACTTCCGCTCGTATACGGTGGCGTGAAGAAAGCAGAACGTCGTAAGCGTGCCTTAGAGGCGTTAGGTAAAGTTGGATTAGCAGACCGCGTACATCATTTACCGAATGAATTATCAGGTGGACAGAAGCAACGTGTAGCGATTGCAAGGGCAATTGCGAATAACCCAACGTTCATTATGGCCGATGAGCCGACTGGTGCGCTAGATACGAAGTCTGGTGAGCAAGTTATGGATATTTTTACGAAGCTTAATGCAGAAGGTACGACAATTGTTATGGTTACGCATGAAGAGGAAGTAGCGGCTTATTCGTCTCGCCGCATTGTACTGCGAGACGGGAAAGTTACAGAAGATAGAAGGTGTGCAGTATGA